In Populus trichocarpa isolate Nisqually-1 chromosome 16, P.trichocarpa_v4.1, whole genome shotgun sequence, a genomic segment contains:
- the LOC7482631 gene encoding sec14 cytosolic factor — protein sequence MGTVSQDAINQFKALMDQVEEPLKRTYQTVHQGYQAETLARFLKAREWNVTKAHKMLLDCLNWRVHNEIDNILMKPIVPTDLYRAVRDSHLIGMSGYSREGLPVFAHGVGLSTYDKASVHYYMQSHIQINEYRDRIVLPTASKKYGRPITTGVKVLDMSGLKLSALNQIKMVTLISTIDDLNYPEKTHTYYIVNAPYVFSACWKVVKPLLQERTRKKIQVLSGNGRDELLKIMDYASLPHFCKREGSGSSRHSGYANDNCFSLDHPFHQQLYNYVKQKSLESEPSQPIKQGSFHVDLPEPAVEGMEIAKTIESQMHNFEKRNGVSGPLNGLKINDDSDHRTTHCP from the exons atggggACTGTTTCACAGGATGCAATCAACCAGTTTAAGGCATTGATGGATCAAG TTGAGGAGCCATTGAAGAGAACTTATCAG ACTGTCCATCAAGGATATCAAGCTGAAACGCTGGCGCGTTTTCTAAAAGCTAGAGAATGGAATGTTACCAAAGCCCATAAAATG TTACTGGATTGTTTGAACTGGAGGGTACACAATGAGATCGACAATATATTAATG AAACCCATAGTTCCAACTGATTTGTACAGAGCAGTGCGTGATTCCCATCTCATAGGAATGTCAGGTTACTCCCGAGAG GGGCTTCCTGTATTTGCTCATGGTGTTGGGCTCAGCACATATGACAAAGCATCT GTCCACTACTATATGCAGTCTCACATTCAAATCAATGAATATCGGGACCGCATTGTTTTG cctACCGCATCAAAAAAGTATGGGCGACCAATAACAACCGGCGTAAAGGTTTTGGATATGTCTGGCCTAAAGCTTTCAGCACTGAACCAAATAAAG ATGGTGACCCTCATTTCAACTATTGATGACTTGAACTACCCAGAGAAAACACATACATATTACATTGTAAATGCCCCATATGTATTTTCAGCTTGTTGGAAG GTTGTCAAGCCTCTGCTGCAGGAgaggacaagaaaaaaaattcaggtgtTGTCTGGAAACGGGAGAGATGAGCTGTTGAAG ATAATGGATTATGCATCTCTTCCACATTTCTGTAAAAGAGAAGGGTCTGGATCATCTCGACATTCTGGGTATGCAAATGACAACTGCTTTTCCTTGGATCATCCCTTTCATCAACAGCTATACAACTACGTCAAGCAGAAATCTTTAGAGAGTGAACCTTCTCAACCAATCAAACAAGGGTCTTTCCACGTGGATCTGCCTGAACCAGCTGTCGAAGGAATGGAGATAGCTAAAACAATTGAATCCCAGATGCataattttgagaaaaggaATGGGGTTTCTGGGCCCCTGAATGGCCTCAAAATCAATGACGACTCTGACCACAGAACTACGCATTGCCCGTGA